The Phragmites australis chromosome 15, lpPhrAust1.1, whole genome shotgun sequence genome window below encodes:
- the LOC133892369 gene encoding pentatricopeptide repeat-containing protein At2g41720 isoform X1, whose product MSSAPPPPPTPPSANPDAPPHVVRAPPRRPPPRAPGPPPWAERRPAVSVDLDRGRRSARAEVEGVGAASLPARHRLRVEGSRWQRDWKVSEAAARVLALPRADAHAVDAVLNCWAGRFARRNFPLLIREITIAGSLKHAVHVFRWMKNQENYCARSDIYGMMIRLHARHNQVDQARGLFFEMQEWRCRPDADTYNSLIHAHARAGQWRWAINIMEDMQRAAIPPSRTTYNNVINACGAAGNWKKALELCKKMTENGVGPDLVTHNIVLSAFKNGAQYSKAIAYFEIMKGSNIAPDTFTLNIVIHCLVKAGQYGHAIELFNSMRGKRTRCRPDVVTYTSIIHSYSVCGQAENCKAVFDMMVAEGVKPNIVSYNTLLGAYASHGMHMEALETFKLMKQNGLQPDIVSYTSLLNAYGRSAQPEKAREVFNEMKNNTCKQNKVSYNALIDAYGSSGMLKEAISLLHEMERDGIQPDVVSISILLTACGRCRQLTKIGTILEAAKSRGIELNTVAYNSGIGSYLSLGDYEKALELYTLMRANNVKPDAVTYNILISGSCKLGRYTESLNFFEDMMGLKIHLTKEVYSSVICLYVKQGKLTEAESTFSSMKECGCSPDVLTYTAMIKAYSDDGNGSWRKAWDLFKEMEGNDIQPDAIICSSLMEALNKGSQPERVLQLMEFMKEKHISLNQKAYFEIIASCSMLRDWKTASEIIEHLDSSLSSISVGTLNHLLNFLGKCGKTESMMKLFYKMLTSCSTVGLSTYAVLLRNLLVVGKWRKYIEVLEWMEDAGVRPTLYMYQSVLPYIWRDNSMDYVTLMQEKINALREKVT is encoded by the exons ATGTCTTCCGCTCCCCCGCCTCCGCCTACGCCGCCGTCGGCGAACCCCGACGCGCCCCCGCACGTGGTCCGAGCGCCGCCGCGGCGACCGCCCCCGCGGGCGCCCGGCCCACCGCCGTGGGCGGAGCGGCGGCCCGCCGTGTCCGTCGACCTCGACCGCGGCCGCCGCTCCGCGCGCGCCGAGGTGGAGGGCGTTGGTGCCGCGTCGCTCCCCGCGCGGCACCGCCTCCGCGTCGAGGGCAGCCGGTGGCAGCGGGACTGGAAGGTGTCCGAGGCCGCAGCGCGCGTGCTCGCGCTGCCCCGCGCCGACGCGCACGCCGTCGATGCCGTGCTCAACTGCTGGGCCGGGCGGTTCGCCCGCCGCAACTTCCCGCTCCTTATCCGC GAGATCACAATTGCTGGGTCCTTAAAACATGCTGTACATGTGTTCCGCTGGATGAAAAATCAGGAGAACTACTGCGCTCGTAGTGACATTTATGGCATGATGATACGATTACATGCTAGACATAATCAAGTTGATCAGGCACGTGGCCTGTTCTTTGAGATGCAAGAATGGCG GTGCAGGCCTGATGCTGATACATACAACTCTTTGATCCATGCTCATGCTCGAGCTGGTCAATGGCGTTGGGCCATCAACATTATGGAAGATATGCAACGTGCTGCT ATACCTCCTAGCCGAACAACGTATAACAATGTCATAAATGCATGTGGGGCTGCTGGTAACTGGAAGAAAGCTTTAGAACTTTGTAAGAAGATGACAGAAAATGGTGTAGGACCAGATTTGGTTACACATAACATTGTCTTGTCTGCGTTCAAGAATGGAGCTCAGTATTCGAAAGCCATAGCTTACTTTGAAATTATGAAAGGATCAAATATTGCCCCTGATACTTTCACTCTGAATATTGTGATCCATTGCCTTGTAAAGGCTGGGCAGTACGGGCATGCTATTGAGTTGTTTAACTCAATGAGGGGAAAAAGAACGAGATGTCGTCCAGATGTTGTTACATATACTAGCATAATTCATTCTTATTCTGTTTGTGGGCAAGCTGAAAATTGCAAGGCAGTCTTTGATATGATGGTCGCTGAAGGTGTGAAACCTAATATCGTATCATACAACACACTTTTGGGTGCTTATGCGTCACATGGTATGCACATGGAGGCCTTGGAAACTTTTAAATTAATGAAGCAAAATGGGTTACAACCTGATATAGTTTCTTATACCTCCTTACTGAATGCCTATGGTAGATCTGCACAGCCTGAGAAGGCTAGGGAGGTCTTTAATGAGATGAAGAACAACACATGCAAGCAAAATAAAGTCAGCTACAATGCGCTTATTGATGCTTATGGATCTTCTGGAATGTTGAAGGAAGCCATTAGTTTGCTGCATGAAATGGAAAGAGATGGCATTCAGCCGGATGTTGTTTCAATAAGTATTCTGTTGACAGCATGTGGCCGCTGCAGGCAACTAACTAAAATTGGCACAATTCTGGAAGCAGCTAAGTCTCGAGGGATCGAACTAAATACAGTTGCTTACAACTCAGGCATCGGAAGCTATTTAAGTTTGGGAGATTATGAGAAAGCGTTGGAGCTGTACACATTGATGAGGGCGAACAATGTGAAGCCAGATGCTGTAACTTACAATATACTCATCAGTGGATCTTGTAAATTGGGACGGTACACAGAatctctgaatttttttgaagaCATGATGGGCTTGAAGATTCATTTGACCAAGGAGGTCTACTCATCTGTGATATGTTTATATGTCAAACAG GGAAAACTTACTGAAGCAGAATCTACTTTTAGTTCTATGAAAGAATGTGGCTGTTCCCCTGATGTTTTGACATATACTGCAATGATTAAAGCCTAtagtgatgatggtaatg GGAGCTGGAGGAAAGCCTGGGACCTATTCAAAGAGATGGAAGGAAATGACATACAGCCAGATGCCATTATATGTTCATCCCTCATGGAAGCATTGAATAAGGGAAGCCAACCTGAGAGGGTCCTTCAGTTAATGGAATTCATGAAGGAAAAACACATTTCATTGAACCAAAAAGCTTATTTTGAGATAATAGCTTCGTGCAGCAT GCTACGGGACTGGAAAACAGCAAGTGAAATAATTGAACATTTGGATTCCTCACTCTCATCCATTTCTGTTGGGACACTAAACCATCTTCTAAATTTTCTTGGAAAATGTGGGAAGACAGAGAGCATGATGAAG CTGTTCTATAAGATGCTGACTTCATGCTCTACTGTGGGCCTTTCTACCTATGCGGTTCTGCTGAGAAATCTCTTAGTTGTTGGGAAATGGAGAAAGTATATTGAG GTTTTGGAGTGGATGGAAGATGCTGGAGTCCGTCCTACCCTATATATGTATCAGAGTGTTCTTCCATATATCTGGAGAGACAATAGCATGGACTATGTCACTCTCATGCAAGAAAAAATAA ATGCGCTGAGAGAGAAAGTAACATGA
- the LOC133892369 gene encoding pentatricopeptide repeat-containing protein At2g41720 isoform X5 has translation MLYVTLSRPKISCTYPFLSPSKEVITVLKRCRPDADTYNSLIHAHARAGQWRWAINIMEDMQRAAIPPSRTTYNNVINACGAAGNWKKALELCKKMTENGVGPDLVTHNIVLSAFKNGAQYSKAIAYFEIMKGSNIAPDTFTLNIVIHCLVKAGQYGHAIELFNSMRGKRTRCRPDVVTYTSIIHSYSVCGQAENCKAVFDMMVAEGVKPNIVSYNTLLGAYASHGMHMEALETFKLMKQNGLQPDIVSYTSLLNAYGRSAQPEKAREVFNEMKNNTCKQNKVSYNALIDAYGSSGMLKEAISLLHEMERDGIQPDVVSISILLTACGRCRQLTKIGTILEAAKSRGIELNTVAYNSGIGSYLSLGDYEKALELYTLMRANNVKPDAVTYNILISGSCKLGRYTESLNFFEDMMGLKIHLTKEVYSSVICLYVKQGKLTEAESTFSSMKECGCSPDVLTYTAMIKAYSDDGNGSWRKAWDLFKEMEGNDIQPDAIICSSLMEALNKGSQPERVLQLMEFMKEKHISLNQKAYFEIIASCSMLRDWKTASEIIEHLDSSLSSISVGTLNHLLNFLGKCGKTESMMKLFYKMLTSCSTVGLSTYAVLLRNLLVVGKWRKYIEVLEWMEDAGVRPTLYMYQSVLPYIWRDNSMDYVTLMQEKINALREKVT, from the exons ATGTTATATGTCACACTTTCAAGACCCAAAATATCATGTACCTATCCTTTTCTTTCACCCTCAAAAGAAGTCATAACAGTCCTAAAAAG GTGCAGGCCTGATGCTGATACATACAACTCTTTGATCCATGCTCATGCTCGAGCTGGTCAATGGCGTTGGGCCATCAACATTATGGAAGATATGCAACGTGCTGCT ATACCTCCTAGCCGAACAACGTATAACAATGTCATAAATGCATGTGGGGCTGCTGGTAACTGGAAGAAAGCTTTAGAACTTTGTAAGAAGATGACAGAAAATGGTGTAGGACCAGATTTGGTTACACATAACATTGTCTTGTCTGCGTTCAAGAATGGAGCTCAGTATTCGAAAGCCATAGCTTACTTTGAAATTATGAAAGGATCAAATATTGCCCCTGATACTTTCACTCTGAATATTGTGATCCATTGCCTTGTAAAGGCTGGGCAGTACGGGCATGCTATTGAGTTGTTTAACTCAATGAGGGGAAAAAGAACGAGATGTCGTCCAGATGTTGTTACATATACTAGCATAATTCATTCTTATTCTGTTTGTGGGCAAGCTGAAAATTGCAAGGCAGTCTTTGATATGATGGTCGCTGAAGGTGTGAAACCTAATATCGTATCATACAACACACTTTTGGGTGCTTATGCGTCACATGGTATGCACATGGAGGCCTTGGAAACTTTTAAATTAATGAAGCAAAATGGGTTACAACCTGATATAGTTTCTTATACCTCCTTACTGAATGCCTATGGTAGATCTGCACAGCCTGAGAAGGCTAGGGAGGTCTTTAATGAGATGAAGAACAACACATGCAAGCAAAATAAAGTCAGCTACAATGCGCTTATTGATGCTTATGGATCTTCTGGAATGTTGAAGGAAGCCATTAGTTTGCTGCATGAAATGGAAAGAGATGGCATTCAGCCGGATGTTGTTTCAATAAGTATTCTGTTGACAGCATGTGGCCGCTGCAGGCAACTAACTAAAATTGGCACAATTCTGGAAGCAGCTAAGTCTCGAGGGATCGAACTAAATACAGTTGCTTACAACTCAGGCATCGGAAGCTATTTAAGTTTGGGAGATTATGAGAAAGCGTTGGAGCTGTACACATTGATGAGGGCGAACAATGTGAAGCCAGATGCTGTAACTTACAATATACTCATCAGTGGATCTTGTAAATTGGGACGGTACACAGAatctctgaatttttttgaagaCATGATGGGCTTGAAGATTCATTTGACCAAGGAGGTCTACTCATCTGTGATATGTTTATATGTCAAACAG GGAAAACTTACTGAAGCAGAATCTACTTTTAGTTCTATGAAAGAATGTGGCTGTTCCCCTGATGTTTTGACATATACTGCAATGATTAAAGCCTAtagtgatgatggtaatg GGAGCTGGAGGAAAGCCTGGGACCTATTCAAAGAGATGGAAGGAAATGACATACAGCCAGATGCCATTATATGTTCATCCCTCATGGAAGCATTGAATAAGGGAAGCCAACCTGAGAGGGTCCTTCAGTTAATGGAATTCATGAAGGAAAAACACATTTCATTGAACCAAAAAGCTTATTTTGAGATAATAGCTTCGTGCAGCAT GCTACGGGACTGGAAAACAGCAAGTGAAATAATTGAACATTTGGATTCCTCACTCTCATCCATTTCTGTTGGGACACTAAACCATCTTCTAAATTTTCTTGGAAAATGTGGGAAGACAGAGAGCATGATGAAG CTGTTCTATAAGATGCTGACTTCATGCTCTACTGTGGGCCTTTCTACCTATGCGGTTCTGCTGAGAAATCTCTTAGTTGTTGGGAAATGGAGAAAGTATATTGAG GTTTTGGAGTGGATGGAAGATGCTGGAGTCCGTCCTACCCTATATATGTATCAGAGTGTTCTTCCATATATCTGGAGAGACAATAGCATGGACTATGTCACTCTCATGCAAGAAAAAATAA ATGCGCTGAGAGAGAAAGTAACATGA
- the LOC133892369 gene encoding pentatricopeptide repeat-containing protein At2g41720 isoform X3, with amino-acid sequence MSSAPPPPPTPPSANPDAPPHVVRAPPRRPPPRAPGPPPWAERRPAVSVDLDRGRRSARAEVEGVGAASLPARHRLRVEGSRWQRDWKVSEAAARVLALPRADAHAVDAVLNCWAGRFARRNFPLLIREITIAGSLKHAVHVFRWMKNQENYCARSDIYGMMIRLHARHNQVDQARGLFFEMQEWRPDADTYNSLIHAHARAGQWRWAINIMEDMQRAAIPPSRTTYNNVINACGAAGNWKKALELCKKMTENGVGPDLVTHNIVLSAFKNGAQYSKAIAYFEIMKGSNIAPDTFTLNIVIHCLVKAGQYGHAIELFNSMRGKRTRCRPDVVTYTSIIHSYSVCGQAENCKAVFDMMVAEGVKPNIVSYNTLLGAYASHGMHMEALETFKLMKQNGLQPDIVSYTSLLNAYGRSAQPEKAREVFNEMKNNTCKQNKVSYNALIDAYGSSGMLKEAISLLHEMERDGIQPDVVSISILLTACGRCRQLTKIGTILEAAKSRGIELNTVAYNSGIGSYLSLGDYEKALELYTLMRANNVKPDAVTYNILISGSCKLGRYTESLNFFEDMMGLKIHLTKEVYSSVICLYVKQGKLTEAESTFSSMKECGCSPDVLTYTAMIKAYSDDGNGSWRKAWDLFKEMEGNDIQPDAIICSSLMEALNKGSQPERVLQLMEFMKEKHISLNQKAYFEIIASCSMLRDWKTASEIIEHLDSSLSSISVGTLNHLLNFLGKCGKTESMMKLFYKMLTSCSTVGLSTYAVLLRNLLVVGKWRKYIEVLEWMEDAGVRPTLYMYQSVLPYIWRDNSMDYVTLMQEKINALREKVT; translated from the exons ATGTCTTCCGCTCCCCCGCCTCCGCCTACGCCGCCGTCGGCGAACCCCGACGCGCCCCCGCACGTGGTCCGAGCGCCGCCGCGGCGACCGCCCCCGCGGGCGCCCGGCCCACCGCCGTGGGCGGAGCGGCGGCCCGCCGTGTCCGTCGACCTCGACCGCGGCCGCCGCTCCGCGCGCGCCGAGGTGGAGGGCGTTGGTGCCGCGTCGCTCCCCGCGCGGCACCGCCTCCGCGTCGAGGGCAGCCGGTGGCAGCGGGACTGGAAGGTGTCCGAGGCCGCAGCGCGCGTGCTCGCGCTGCCCCGCGCCGACGCGCACGCCGTCGATGCCGTGCTCAACTGCTGGGCCGGGCGGTTCGCCCGCCGCAACTTCCCGCTCCTTATCCGC GAGATCACAATTGCTGGGTCCTTAAAACATGCTGTACATGTGTTCCGCTGGATGAAAAATCAGGAGAACTACTGCGCTCGTAGTGACATTTATGGCATGATGATACGATTACATGCTAGACATAATCAAGTTGATCAGGCACGTGGCCTGTTCTTTGAGATGCAAGAATGGCG GCCTGATGCTGATACATACAACTCTTTGATCCATGCTCATGCTCGAGCTGGTCAATGGCGTTGGGCCATCAACATTATGGAAGATATGCAACGTGCTGCT ATACCTCCTAGCCGAACAACGTATAACAATGTCATAAATGCATGTGGGGCTGCTGGTAACTGGAAGAAAGCTTTAGAACTTTGTAAGAAGATGACAGAAAATGGTGTAGGACCAGATTTGGTTACACATAACATTGTCTTGTCTGCGTTCAAGAATGGAGCTCAGTATTCGAAAGCCATAGCTTACTTTGAAATTATGAAAGGATCAAATATTGCCCCTGATACTTTCACTCTGAATATTGTGATCCATTGCCTTGTAAAGGCTGGGCAGTACGGGCATGCTATTGAGTTGTTTAACTCAATGAGGGGAAAAAGAACGAGATGTCGTCCAGATGTTGTTACATATACTAGCATAATTCATTCTTATTCTGTTTGTGGGCAAGCTGAAAATTGCAAGGCAGTCTTTGATATGATGGTCGCTGAAGGTGTGAAACCTAATATCGTATCATACAACACACTTTTGGGTGCTTATGCGTCACATGGTATGCACATGGAGGCCTTGGAAACTTTTAAATTAATGAAGCAAAATGGGTTACAACCTGATATAGTTTCTTATACCTCCTTACTGAATGCCTATGGTAGATCTGCACAGCCTGAGAAGGCTAGGGAGGTCTTTAATGAGATGAAGAACAACACATGCAAGCAAAATAAAGTCAGCTACAATGCGCTTATTGATGCTTATGGATCTTCTGGAATGTTGAAGGAAGCCATTAGTTTGCTGCATGAAATGGAAAGAGATGGCATTCAGCCGGATGTTGTTTCAATAAGTATTCTGTTGACAGCATGTGGCCGCTGCAGGCAACTAACTAAAATTGGCACAATTCTGGAAGCAGCTAAGTCTCGAGGGATCGAACTAAATACAGTTGCTTACAACTCAGGCATCGGAAGCTATTTAAGTTTGGGAGATTATGAGAAAGCGTTGGAGCTGTACACATTGATGAGGGCGAACAATGTGAAGCCAGATGCTGTAACTTACAATATACTCATCAGTGGATCTTGTAAATTGGGACGGTACACAGAatctctgaatttttttgaagaCATGATGGGCTTGAAGATTCATTTGACCAAGGAGGTCTACTCATCTGTGATATGTTTATATGTCAAACAG GGAAAACTTACTGAAGCAGAATCTACTTTTAGTTCTATGAAAGAATGTGGCTGTTCCCCTGATGTTTTGACATATACTGCAATGATTAAAGCCTAtagtgatgatggtaatg GGAGCTGGAGGAAAGCCTGGGACCTATTCAAAGAGATGGAAGGAAATGACATACAGCCAGATGCCATTATATGTTCATCCCTCATGGAAGCATTGAATAAGGGAAGCCAACCTGAGAGGGTCCTTCAGTTAATGGAATTCATGAAGGAAAAACACATTTCATTGAACCAAAAAGCTTATTTTGAGATAATAGCTTCGTGCAGCAT GCTACGGGACTGGAAAACAGCAAGTGAAATAATTGAACATTTGGATTCCTCACTCTCATCCATTTCTGTTGGGACACTAAACCATCTTCTAAATTTTCTTGGAAAATGTGGGAAGACAGAGAGCATGATGAAG CTGTTCTATAAGATGCTGACTTCATGCTCTACTGTGGGCCTTTCTACCTATGCGGTTCTGCTGAGAAATCTCTTAGTTGTTGGGAAATGGAGAAAGTATATTGAG GTTTTGGAGTGGATGGAAGATGCTGGAGTCCGTCCTACCCTATATATGTATCAGAGTGTTCTTCCATATATCTGGAGAGACAATAGCATGGACTATGTCACTCTCATGCAAGAAAAAATAA ATGCGCTGAGAGAGAAAGTAACATGA
- the LOC133892369 gene encoding pentatricopeptide repeat-containing protein At2g41720 isoform X2, giving the protein MSSAPPPPPTPPSANPDAPPHVVRAPPRRPPPRAPGPPPWAERRPAVSVDLDRGRRSARAEVEGVGAASLPARHRLRVEGSRWQRDWKVSEAAARVLALPRADAHAVDAVLNCWAGRFARRNFPLLIREITIAGSLKHAVHVFRWMKNQENYCARSDIYGMMIRLHARHNQVDQARGLFFEMQEWRCRPDADTYNSLIHAHARAGQWRWAINIMEDMQRAAIPPSRTTYNNVINACGAAGNWKKALELCKKMTENGVGPDLVTHNIVLSAFKNGAQYSKAIAYFEIMKGSNIAPDTFTLNIVIHCLVKAGQYGHAIELFNSMRGKRTRCRPDVVTYTSIIHSYSVCGQAENCKAVFDMMVAEGVKPNIVSYNTLLGAYASHGMHMEALETFKLMKQNGLQPDIVSYTSLLNAYGRSAQPEKAREVFNEMKNNTCKQNKVSYNALIDAYGSSGMLKEAISLLHEMERDGIQPDVVSISILLTACGRCRQLTKIGTILEAAKSRGIELNTVAYNSGIGSYLSLGDYEKALELYTLMRANNVKPDAVTYNILISGSCKLGRYTESLNFFEDMMGLKIHLTKEVYSSVICLYVKQGKLTEAESTFSSMKECGCSPDVLTYTAMIKAYSDDGSWRKAWDLFKEMEGNDIQPDAIICSSLMEALNKGSQPERVLQLMEFMKEKHISLNQKAYFEIIASCSMLRDWKTASEIIEHLDSSLSSISVGTLNHLLNFLGKCGKTESMMKLFYKMLTSCSTVGLSTYAVLLRNLLVVGKWRKYIEVLEWMEDAGVRPTLYMYQSVLPYIWRDNSMDYVTLMQEKINALREKVT; this is encoded by the exons ATGTCTTCCGCTCCCCCGCCTCCGCCTACGCCGCCGTCGGCGAACCCCGACGCGCCCCCGCACGTGGTCCGAGCGCCGCCGCGGCGACCGCCCCCGCGGGCGCCCGGCCCACCGCCGTGGGCGGAGCGGCGGCCCGCCGTGTCCGTCGACCTCGACCGCGGCCGCCGCTCCGCGCGCGCCGAGGTGGAGGGCGTTGGTGCCGCGTCGCTCCCCGCGCGGCACCGCCTCCGCGTCGAGGGCAGCCGGTGGCAGCGGGACTGGAAGGTGTCCGAGGCCGCAGCGCGCGTGCTCGCGCTGCCCCGCGCCGACGCGCACGCCGTCGATGCCGTGCTCAACTGCTGGGCCGGGCGGTTCGCCCGCCGCAACTTCCCGCTCCTTATCCGC GAGATCACAATTGCTGGGTCCTTAAAACATGCTGTACATGTGTTCCGCTGGATGAAAAATCAGGAGAACTACTGCGCTCGTAGTGACATTTATGGCATGATGATACGATTACATGCTAGACATAATCAAGTTGATCAGGCACGTGGCCTGTTCTTTGAGATGCAAGAATGGCG GTGCAGGCCTGATGCTGATACATACAACTCTTTGATCCATGCTCATGCTCGAGCTGGTCAATGGCGTTGGGCCATCAACATTATGGAAGATATGCAACGTGCTGCT ATACCTCCTAGCCGAACAACGTATAACAATGTCATAAATGCATGTGGGGCTGCTGGTAACTGGAAGAAAGCTTTAGAACTTTGTAAGAAGATGACAGAAAATGGTGTAGGACCAGATTTGGTTACACATAACATTGTCTTGTCTGCGTTCAAGAATGGAGCTCAGTATTCGAAAGCCATAGCTTACTTTGAAATTATGAAAGGATCAAATATTGCCCCTGATACTTTCACTCTGAATATTGTGATCCATTGCCTTGTAAAGGCTGGGCAGTACGGGCATGCTATTGAGTTGTTTAACTCAATGAGGGGAAAAAGAACGAGATGTCGTCCAGATGTTGTTACATATACTAGCATAATTCATTCTTATTCTGTTTGTGGGCAAGCTGAAAATTGCAAGGCAGTCTTTGATATGATGGTCGCTGAAGGTGTGAAACCTAATATCGTATCATACAACACACTTTTGGGTGCTTATGCGTCACATGGTATGCACATGGAGGCCTTGGAAACTTTTAAATTAATGAAGCAAAATGGGTTACAACCTGATATAGTTTCTTATACCTCCTTACTGAATGCCTATGGTAGATCTGCACAGCCTGAGAAGGCTAGGGAGGTCTTTAATGAGATGAAGAACAACACATGCAAGCAAAATAAAGTCAGCTACAATGCGCTTATTGATGCTTATGGATCTTCTGGAATGTTGAAGGAAGCCATTAGTTTGCTGCATGAAATGGAAAGAGATGGCATTCAGCCGGATGTTGTTTCAATAAGTATTCTGTTGACAGCATGTGGCCGCTGCAGGCAACTAACTAAAATTGGCACAATTCTGGAAGCAGCTAAGTCTCGAGGGATCGAACTAAATACAGTTGCTTACAACTCAGGCATCGGAAGCTATTTAAGTTTGGGAGATTATGAGAAAGCGTTGGAGCTGTACACATTGATGAGGGCGAACAATGTGAAGCCAGATGCTGTAACTTACAATATACTCATCAGTGGATCTTGTAAATTGGGACGGTACACAGAatctctgaatttttttgaagaCATGATGGGCTTGAAGATTCATTTGACCAAGGAGGTCTACTCATCTGTGATATGTTTATATGTCAAACAG GGAAAACTTACTGAAGCAGAATCTACTTTTAGTTCTATGAAAGAATGTGGCTGTTCCCCTGATGTTTTGACATATACTGCAATGATTAAAGCCTAtagtgatgatg GGAGCTGGAGGAAAGCCTGGGACCTATTCAAAGAGATGGAAGGAAATGACATACAGCCAGATGCCATTATATGTTCATCCCTCATGGAAGCATTGAATAAGGGAAGCCAACCTGAGAGGGTCCTTCAGTTAATGGAATTCATGAAGGAAAAACACATTTCATTGAACCAAAAAGCTTATTTTGAGATAATAGCTTCGTGCAGCAT GCTACGGGACTGGAAAACAGCAAGTGAAATAATTGAACATTTGGATTCCTCACTCTCATCCATTTCTGTTGGGACACTAAACCATCTTCTAAATTTTCTTGGAAAATGTGGGAAGACAGAGAGCATGATGAAG CTGTTCTATAAGATGCTGACTTCATGCTCTACTGTGGGCCTTTCTACCTATGCGGTTCTGCTGAGAAATCTCTTAGTTGTTGGGAAATGGAGAAAGTATATTGAG GTTTTGGAGTGGATGGAAGATGCTGGAGTCCGTCCTACCCTATATATGTATCAGAGTGTTCTTCCATATATCTGGAGAGACAATAGCATGGACTATGTCACTCTCATGCAAGAAAAAATAA ATGCGCTGAGAGAGAAAGTAACATGA